The following proteins come from a genomic window of Candidozyma auris chromosome 4, complete sequence:
- the PET127 gene encoding Pet127p produces MLRRYPITYHGNQFSRTFFVHSALLKRAPSTTKISKILRGNRNLKVRKHELKNYDEESASPKKVDTSYHSQLHEKVLPRDVQEPKKKQNSKLDDWLARVSHGSSSPAKQKLEAAIPLDPRKVPHLAHALERVLFSPGVHFFKDPRTQHYNFTPYLENIVKYEDFDFNRISSFVTVSKDQALLEQSIKSNKKYYSSTSSMTSALTQFYLFLNNYGSEVGARSTRFEFPRFTRTVLDLPASVIVSPKGENPATKETIYAVSSDKSADTEILLSAMGHCLEAFLTTSEEDFKQYLVDSPVSEKKSQQDQNVYNYSAYGKFLMRSQLDCYDPRLPGNGTFDLKTRAVCAVRQDRASDASKNTYQIWRQVGDFESFSREYRDLIRSGALLKYGFQARIGQMDGIFVAYHNVNTFFGFQYLPLEDIDRVFYNDSAVMRSIVEKKVKQNKVTLPEDRLPSQLAELQFKASLDIWSDLMDRVVKDLNKLGYKNSTFRLILKRVQHPLSTRKKVHREKELSELRVYVVPLTSAQEQELQSFSTNFKTSFREKITEDQRRRNLQEFQRQLHKLNMSLIEKAPLLGYRVTADHYLGGRLVKQQHVYPSHEKDEWQVKYRIHGALSNKTGVTENAVVKQGYEEVLKKVSSMLTSSMQPAGRPDKSAPNKPSLIDELRYFTRVGKLRQENWKSLKKNVIHPKKVGRKVQPKSPSSDKVVSA; encoded by the coding sequence ATGCTTCGAAGATACCCGATCACCTACCATGGAAATCAATTTTCCCGAACATTCTTTGTACATTCAGCgcttctcaaaagagctcCTTCTACTACGAAGATCTCCAAGATCCTTCGAGGCAACCGAAACTTGAAGGTAAGAAAGCATGAGCTCAAGAATTATGACGAAGAATCTGCGTCGCCGAAAAAGGTGGACACGAGCTACCACAGCCAGCTCCACGAGAAGGTTCTCCCAAGAGATGTTCAGGAACctaagaagaagcagaattCAAAGCTAGACGATTGGCTTGCACGAGTGAGTCACGGCAGCAGCAGTCCGGCCAAACAGAAACTAGAGGCAGCGATCCCACTAGATCCACGGAAAGTTCCTCATTTGGCCCATGCGCTTGAAAGAGTACTTTTTTCACCGGGAGTgcatttcttcaaggacCCGAGAACACAGCACTACAATTTCACGCCGTACTTGGAGAATATCGTGAAGTACGAGGATTTCGATTTCAACCGGATTCTGTCGTTCGTCACGGTCTCCAAAGACCAGGCGCTATTGGAGCAATCGATTAAGAGCAACAAGAAATATTACTCTTCTACATCATCCATGACCCTGGCACTCACACAGTTTTAtttgtttttgaacaaTTACGGCTCGGAAGTCGGGGCCAGAAGCACCCGGTTTGAGTTTCCCCGTTTCACCAGAACCGTGCTTGATCTCCCGGCGTCGGTGATTGTGCTGCCCAAGGGAGAGAACCCAGCTACCAAAGAAACCATTTATGCTGTTTCGTCTGACAAGTCTGCCGATACAGAGATTTTGCTCAGCGCCATGGGCCACTGCCTCGAGGCTTTTTTGACCACCAGCGAGGAGGATTTTAAGCAGTACCTTGTGGATAGTCCTGTTtcagaaaagaagagccagcAGGACCAAAATGTATATAATTACCTGGCGTACGGAAAGTTCTTAATGCGCTCGCAGCTCGATTGCTACGACCCTCGGCTTCCGGGAAACGGAACATTTGACCTCAAGACAAGAGCCGTGTGTGCTGTTCGCCAGGATAGAGCCTCGGATGCTTCCAAGAACACTTACCAGATCTGGCGGCAGGTGGGAGATTTTGAGTCGTTTTCAAGGGAATACAGAGACCTAATTAGGAGCGGCGCCCTTCTAAAGTACGGTTTCCAAGCAAGAATTGGCCAGATGGACGGCATTTTTGTGGCCTACCACAACGtcaacaccttctttgggTTTCAGTACTTGCCCTTGGAGGACATTGACCGGGTTTTTTACAACGACCTGGCAGTGATGAGGAGcattgttgaaaaaaaagtcaagCAGAACAAAGTGACTCTCCCTGAAGACAGGCTCCCGTCGCAGTTGGCTGAGCTCCAGTTCAAGGCTTCGCTAGACATTTGGCTGGACTTGATGGACAGAGTGGTGAAggacttgaacaagttggGATACAAGAATAGCACCTTCAGGCTCATCCTCAAAAGAGTCCAGCACCCGTTGTCCACGAGAAAAAAGGTTCACCGtgaaaaagagctctcCGAGCTCCGTGTGTATGTGGTGCCATTGACCTCGGCCCAGGAACAAGAATTACAGAGCTTTTCAACCAACTTCAAGACATCTTTCAGGGAGAAGATCACAGAGGATCAAAGAAGACGAAACCTACAAGAATTTCAGCGCCAATTGCACAAGCTCAACATGTCTCTCATCGAAAAAGCACCTCTTCTCGGCTACAGGGTCACTGCCGACCACTACTTGGGAGGCAGGCTtgtgaagcagcagcacgTATATCCAAGTCACGAGAAAGACGAATGGCAGGTGAAATACCGTATCCACGGCGCCCTCAGCAACAAGACAGGAGTCACTGAGAACGCTGTTGTTAAACAAGGGTATGAAGAAGTGCTAAAGAAGGTTAGCAGCATGCTTACGTCGTCCATGCAGCCTGCAGGACGCCCGGATAAACTGGCGCCCAACAAACCGCTGTTGATAGACGAGCTTCGGTATTTTACTCGGGTGGGGAAGCTTCGTCAGGAGAACtggaagagcttgaagaagaacgtGATCCACCCAAAAAAAGTCGGCCGCAAAGTGCAACCTAAATCGCCCTCGAGTGACAAGGTTGTCTCAGCGTGA
- the HAP43 gene encoding Hap43p — MSTRGPTIAPRTTLAPSPSNSALNASSPESASPGASNQSVPSIVTSREWVLPPRPKPGRKPSVDTPASKRKAQNRAAQRAFRERRATRVQELEQKLLEVEKEKEVKEMGLVNTINKLKFENQFLIKSIEQLKHEFASFRSSYGSPASPHNNHHHPQSAGPSPRPYHSQAQSQAQAQAHASGQQSQSYTTTGTSSAPRSQPPFHRGSQSSQSSQGSSAMLNANPQARASEYNLDVNQSAQHLLNFAKSSPANHSTGSPASSSYSVQQISPAPSADSPPTASLFRHVPPSKSTLISPTSQDATPNNKTAQNKNQNSNDDFDCGVCLKEQCLCEDIGLKSKPAAIEDQFNSFTPMAAVSLKSKKRSHPNENGSQEIDFTSEYAVKKMPDLKKLKKSPPASGKKVVVKKEQDTLLPINTSTFNEDSPVENCGFCSDDTPCVCREAAKEAARINESLAKKPEEPEQSEESTTSLPPLLNSSAMRKASLPVMHPGPTLEIREFTNLTPGSVPTVVTKDEKSEKSEQDDSESKSGCTGNPGTCAQCQTDPMSTLFCTTVASRAATTTREPSEAPEPTRPVLTRSSADSRMPASASPQENSDSAKGAESQGSTGSSRPNSFAPQTTPSTPLPTTPGGSTAGIFIPCADAYKTLSRHKRFNSVDFSSLVGKLTTRGMQVEVQSVANVLRELDRKVYD; from the coding sequence ATGTCCACACGAGGCCCCACGATCGCTCCTCGTACGACGTTGGCGCCTTCCCCGCTGAATCTGGCGCTCAACGCGTCTTCTCCTGAGTCAGCGTCTCCAGGAGCGTCAAATCAGTCAGTTCCCTCTATCGTCACCTCCAGGGAATGGGTGCTCCCTCCAAGGCCCAAGCCGGGCAGAAAGCCTAGCGTGGATACGCCGGCGCTGAAGCGGAAAGCTCAGAACAGAGCTGCCCAAAGAGCGTTCAGAGAGAGGAGAGCAACCAGAGTCCAGGAGCTAGAGCAGAAATTGCTTgaggttgaaaaagagaaggaggtCAAGGAGATGGGGCTTGTCAACAcaatcaacaagctcaagttcGAGAACCAGTTTCTCATCAAGAGTATAGAGCAGCTCAAGCACGAGTTTGCCTCGTTCAGGTCGTCGTACGGCTCCCCTGCATCTCCCCACAACAACCATCACCACCCTCAGAGTGCTGGGCCCTCTCCCAGGCCATATCATAGTCAGGCTCAGTCTCAGGCTCAGGCTCAGGCTCATGCAAGCGGGCAGCAGTCCCAGCTGTACACTACCACAGGCACATCCTCGGCTCCTAGGAGCCAACCCCCTTTCCACCGTGGCTCTCAGAGCTCCCAGAGCTCCCAGGGTTCTCTGGCCATGCTCAATGCCAATCCGCAGGCCAGAGCGTCTGAATACAACCTTGACGTGAACCAGAGCGCCCAGCACCTTCTTAATTTTGCAAAGTCGCTGCCTGCCAACCACTCCACAGGCTCTCCTGCCTCTCTGCTGTATTCAGTACAACAGATTCTGCCCGCTCCCAGCGCCGACTCTCCTCCAACGGCTCTGTTATTCCGCCACGTGCCTCCCAGCAAATCTACACTCATTAGCCCTACGTCTCAGGATGCTACTCCCAATAATAAAACAGCACAGAATAAGAACCAGAACAGTAACGATGACTTTGACTGCGGCGTGTGCTTGAAAGAGCAGTGTCTCTGTGAGGATATTGGTCTCAAGTCGAAGCCTGCTGCTATTGAAGATCAATTCAACTCTTTTACTCCTATGGCTGCTGTTCTGCTTAAGAGTAAGAAGAGATCTCACCCCAACGAGAACGGAAGCCAGGAAATTGATTTTACTTCTGAATATGCGGTCAAGAAGATGCCAGACTTAAAGAAGCTAAAGAAATCGCCTCCAGCGTCGGgcaagaaggtggtggtgaagaaagagcagGACACTCTCCTCCCCATTAACACATCCACGTTTAACGAGGACTCGCCGGTTGAAAATTGTGGATTTTGTTCCGATGACACTCCTTGTGTGTGCAGAGAGgctgccaaagaagcagctAGAATCAACGAGTCCTTGGCGAAGAAGCCTGAGGAACCTGAGCAATCGGAAGAATCCACAACGTCCCTTCCACCTCTCCTTAATTCATCGGCAATGCGCAAGGCTTCTTTGCCAGTGATGCATCCTGGCCCAACTCTAGAGATCCGTGAGTTTACCAACCTCACCCCAGGATCCGTTCCTACAGTTGTGACTAAAGACGAAAAGCTGGAAAAGCTGGAACAAGATGATTCCGAGTCCAAGTCTGGGTGCACGGGCAATCCAGGCACTTGTGCTCAATGTCAAACTGACCCCATGTCTACACTTTTTTGTACTACTGTTGCAAGTCGAGCTGCAACAACTACCAGAGAGCCCAGTGAAGCTCCTGAACCAACGCGACCAGTTCTCACGAGACTGAGTGCTGACTCGAGAATGCCTGCTAGTGCAAGTCCTCAGGAAAACTCGGACAGCGCCAAAGGAGCCGAGTCTCAGGGCAGCACCGGCAGCTCGCGTCCCAACAGCTTTGCCCCACAAACAACGCCGTCGACGCCGCTTCCGACCACCCCAGGTGGCTCTACAGCAGGCATTTTCATTCCCTGCGCTGACGCTTACAAAACGCTTTCCAGGCATAAGCGATTTAATAGTGTGGACTTCTCGTCGCTTGTGGGCAAGCTCACCACGCGAGGCATGCAAGTGGAAGTCCAGTCGGTAGCCAATGTGCTCCGAGAACTCGACAGGAAGGTTTACGATTAG